A stretch of the Acyrthosiphon pisum isolate AL4f unplaced genomic scaffold, pea_aphid_22Mar2018_4r6ur Scaffold_316;HRSCAF=736, whole genome shotgun sequence genome encodes the following:
- the LOC107883052 gene encoding piggyBac transposable element-derived protein 4-like: MLSDAKILEHLDEIILDYDSDDDFINEIEEFDEKNYEELIETESDNYQNNTVHFTPCTTASSTQQRILPSKQRRPVSKEQINPKWKKRGVFVPKVHHFDTSKSGIQKAEFELSEESTVLDFFEAFVSPNLLGKIKLLVGQTPNYVFLALTMLMARNKKLEISDYWSTDPLLHQPIFGQHMSRDLYLLLLRMLHFSNNDEQIPGDRLSKIRMPLQEITKNFKDAMIPFENLAIDESLVLWKGRLSFKQFIKTKRHRFGIKIFVICDVETDFILNILIYTGSTTEYKKTDPSLGISGAMVSKEESIWNIENKLYHDKNAKHVSWTKVARASIKDFEELEEIFKSKKMHMTIFLIHK, translated from the exons atgttatctgaCGCAAAAATTTTAGAGCATTTAGATGAGATTATACTTGATTATGATTCAGACGACGATTTCATCAATGAAATTGAggaatttgatgaaaaaaactACGAAGAGTTGATAG agACTGAATCagataattatcaaaataatacagtACATTTTACACCATGTACTACAGCATCTTCTACACAGCAAAGAATTCTTCCTTCAAAACAACGTAGACCAGTATCAAAAGAACAAATAAATCCGAAATGGAAAAAGCGTGGAGTGTTTGTACCTAAGGTTCACCATTTTGATACATctaag agTGGAATTCAAAAAGCAGAATTCGAGCTATCAGAAGAATCAACTGTGTTAGACTTTTTTGAAGCTTTTGTGTCACCCAATTTATTGGGAAAAATAA agTTACTCGTTGGACAGACACCCAATTATGTGTTTTTGGCTTTGACCATGCTAATGGCACGGAATAAAAAATTAGAGATATCTGATTATTGGTCCACTGATCCACTTCTACATCAACCCATTTTTGGTCAGCATATGAGTCGTGACCTTTATTTGTTGTTACTTAGAATGCTCCACTTTAGCAACAACGATGAGCAAATACCTGGGGATCGGCTTTCTAAGATTCGAATGCCATTACaagaaataactaaaaattttaaagatgCCATGATACCATTTGAAAATCTAGCAATAGATGAAAGTCTTGTTCTGTGGAAGGGTCGTCtttcatttaaacaatttattaaaacaaagcGACACAGATTTGGAATAAAAATCTTTGTTATTTGTGATGTAGAAACTGATTTCattctaaatattctaatatatactGGAAGCAcaacagaatataaaaaaacagaCCCAAGCCTCGGTATATCCGGAGCTATG GTATCGAAGGAGGAGTCTATATGGAATATAG aaaataagttATACCATGATAAGAATGCCAAACATGTAAGTTGGACCAAGGTAGCCAGAGCTTCTATCAAAGACTTTGAAGAACTTGAAGAAATTTTTAAAAGCAAAAAAA tgcaCATGACAATATTCTTAATccataaataa